In Drosophila pseudoobscura strain MV-25-SWS-2005 chromosome 4, UCI_Dpse_MV25, whole genome shotgun sequence, the following proteins share a genomic window:
- the LOC4816172 gene encoding myosin-1 isoform X6, which translates to MHHLYPSLKGDQLCPLGFHPQTRYPTRCKRCFRDYKEHGARRPGEEVAASSPNLSDGQSSRPTSRTWTSTQNLSVNSNNSNDIVVHFNVELKKRPQSWASTPDIDDPAQESARRPSTTVSSLRATDDHNVAVTVKLPVAPRRHTTALDIKEMEQALTPSSTRVTSSPSKTSSIPDELVILSTDSLAERVRKMNLLKKQRSLNSRENSRERSVPRREEDSDSAAAAAPTVPDRPERSKSGNSLNQNPPQAELKRASLPPKKVAATPTITATNSSSGGVTSTTKATSAVSSEIKASSSSSSTSSSSTRRKEADAVQSSKEIKRQTVPSASTSHSTSSSNSTTTKDSVALQEQMKTLRTELDTMKTRAERAERDKSDILLRRLASMDTSSNRTAASEALNLQQKLNDMKEQLDRVTEDKRKLNLRMKELENRGSESELKRKLQAAEQICEELMEENQTAKKEILNLQAEMDEVQDTFRDDEVKAKTNLQKELEKATKNCRILSFKLKKSDRKIETLEQERQSSFNAELSTKVKKLEEELRFSNELTRKLQTEAEELRNPGKKKAPMLGVLGKSTSADAKITRESLTRGGSQEDPQHLQRELQDSIERETDLKDQLKFAEEEAEHLRKKVTRFEDENESLMMQLKKMATRSRTRKLSPTPHPHRLAPEVHADRDEGISDEDDPAELRILLELNEQEASILRLKVEDLEKENAESKKYVRELQAKLRPEAASSNGSKSALLSFGTSSSSAAEKKLKTLNEELTQLRKSLQEKEQAVDTLKEQLSKLNNLETENEKLSKENKRLQTLRKANEKTGEADLSKIKETLTVAQRERDELTARVKRMQLEADAKLPARTAKRVNDLTPKSHLKKWVEELEDEISEMRVMLSSSGSDQVKALESVKASLEEELQKCKKKLTLAEGDVQRLKLLNGSSSKVTDLEQKLKRSDEDGKKLSTKLKELEEKLKKQDTQLKQSETNKSTLETQSKREKEKLSSLERDLEKQGKEKEKLESKILQLDTDLLTAKKAADKTKSSLEKEIKDLKTKASKSDSKQVQELKKQVEDIQTSLSAEQKRNEDLNTHWEKLSEETILMRAQLTTEKQNLQAELNASKQKMSEMDTIRIERTDMARKLNEAQKKIAELQAKTLKTGNNGDHERTMLKNKLAEKEHEYERLRRENEMNIDLVFQLRKDNEDLNGKLSDYNRIEQAQVSLNGHGARRDAEIRELKEKLQSTELQMKSEVATTRLRYEQQVKNLSGELNSMQRQCERFKKDRDAFKQMLEVAQKKIGDLKANNTGRQSRGSMHSSDDDDKSKIAYLEQQIGHLEDQLVESRLEGSKVKTELVSERSANEIKISEMQSKLNEFEEERVIGSGSTKLPGMKTKLELSWQKEREDQQRLLQETSTLARDLRQTLFEVERERDKERLESKRKLDQIKRATEEEMEEGRKKIAELQCDLLELRDVHAKLRTSNEKLRRERERYEKELIKRRMEADGGDRKVGALLQTVDELVKIAPDLKMARGSYDNTLRPEQPNVRRSRSPSPTLSSTQISTVLARLAEASEELRKFQRLNEDEQERSRIRRGNLRRAASQENDHHGSSSSVASAAGSQRGGGRLSRNSSNNGSLIRKSLSLDHSIQRDQNIWRQDDGSVSSMQSIDSELGGLVRDSSLDSRLDSRLSGGSTQSDIPRGPRKKKKGIMGKLRSLTKSSRNSESEISIQGSDSDISVASDMRSSKKDLRGRLSGMFKRSGSNSRSESMERPSTEQRPVAVTVVGHPDGPQPREPPPANSLTPRPIRSIPKPPSGTSPATPRRRVAK; encoded by the exons ATGCATCATCTGTATCCATCGCTGAAAGGCGATCAGCTATGCCCACTCGGCTTCCATCCCCAGACTCGTTATCCCACACGATGTAAGCGTTGCTTTCGGGATTACAAGGAGCATGGAGCCCGTAGACCCGGCGAAGAAGTGGCCGCTTCATCGCCAAATCTCTCCGATGGCCAGAGTTCGCG GCCTACTTCCCGAACATGGACTTCGACGCAGAATCTGAGCGTCAATTCAAACAATAGCAATGATATAG TTGTTCACTTCAATGTAGAGTTAAAGAAGCGTCCACAGTCCTGGGCTTCCACGCCGGACATTGATGATCCGGCGCAGGAGTCCGCTCGCCGACCATCGACAACGGTGAGCAGCCTTCGAGCAACCGATGATCATAATGTGGCTGTCACGGTCAAGCTGCCGGTGGCGCCGCGACGTCACACAACCGCCTTGGACATCAAGGAG ATGGAACAAGCGCTCACACCATCATCAACCCGTGTAACATCCTCACCCAGTAAAACTTCAAGTATTCCAGATGAGTTAGTCATCCTATCGACAGACAGTCTAGCCGAGCGTGTCCGCAAAATGAATCTTCTCAAGAAGCAGCGCAGCCTGAACTCGCGGGAAAACAGTCGCGAACGATCCGTACCCAGGAGAGAAGA GGACAGTGAttcagcggcggcagcagctccgACAGTTCCGGATCGACCAGAGCGTAGCAAGTCCGGAAATTCCTTGAACCAGAATCCCCCCCAGGCGGAACTGAAACGCGCCTCGCTTCCGCCCAAAAAAGTGGCGGCCACACCAACAATCACAGCCACAAATAGCAGCAGTGGTGGTGTTACAAGCACCACAAAAGCCACATCTGCAGTCTCCAGCGAGATTAAGGCCTCTTCTTCCAGCTCCTCGACGAGCTCCAGTTCTACTCGTCGCAAGGAGGCGGATGCAGTGCAGAGCAgcaaagaaatcaaaagacAAACCGTACCCAGTGCATCCACATCTCACTCCACgagcagcagtaacagcacTACCACTAAGGATTCGGTGGCACTGCAGGAGCAAATGAAAACACTCCGAACCGAGCTGGATACCATGAAGACCCGCGCCGAACGAGCAGAAAGGGATAAGAGCGACATTCTACTGAGACGTCTTGCCTCCATGGATACGTCATCGAACCGAACTGCAGCCTCGGAAGCCCTCAATCTCCAGCAGAAGTTGAATGACATGAAGGAGCAGCTGGACCGTGTCACCGAGGACAAGCGAAAGCTGAATCTTCGCATGAAGGAGCTGGAGAACCGCGGAAGCGAGTCGGAGCTGAAACGGAAGCTGCAGGCGGCCGAGCAAATCTGCGAGGAGTTGATGGAGGAAAACCAGACGGCTAAAAAAGAGATTCTCAATCTCCAGGCAGAGATGGACGAGGTGCAGGACACGTTTCGTGATGATGAGGTCAAGGCCAAGACAAACTTGCAAAAGGAGCTCGAAAAGGCCACCAAGAACTGTCGCATTCTAAGCTTCAAGTTGAAAAAGAGCGATCGAAagatcgaaaccctggaacaggAGCGTCAAAGCTCCTTCAACGCCGAGCTATCCACCAAGGTGAAGAAGCTGGAAGAGGAGCTGCGATTCTCAAACGAACTTACAAGAAAGTTGCAG ACGGAAGCCGAGGAGCTGCGCAATCCGGGCAAGAAGAAGGCGCCCATGCTAGGAGTGCTAGGCAAATCCACATCGGCGGATGCCAAGATCACTCGTGAGTCGCTTACACGCGGCGGTTCTCAAGAGGATCCGCAGCATCTGCAGCGGGAACTGCAGGACTCCATTGAGCGGGAGACCGATCTGAAGGACCAGCTAAAGTTCGCTGAAGAAGAG GCTGAACATCTGAGGAAAAAGGTGACTCGTTTCGAGGATGAAAATGAGTCGTTGATGATGCAGTTGAAAAAAATGGCAACGCGCTCAAGAA CTCGCAAGCTGAGTCCCACACCACATCCCCATCGACTGGCGCCCGAAGTGCATGCGGATCGGGATGAAGGCATCTCAGACGAGGATGATCCAGCCGAACTGCGTATCCTGCTGGAGCTCAACGAGCAGGAGGCCTCAATACTGCGTCTCAAAGTGGAGGATCTGGAGAAGGAGAATGCGGAGTCAAAGAAGTATGTGCGCGAACTTCAGGCCAAACTGCGGCCGGAGGCTGCTTCTTCCAATGGCAGCAAATCCGCGCTTCTCAGTTTTggcacctcctcctccagtgCGGCCGAAAAGAAACTGAAAACCCTGAACGAAGAGTTGACGCAGCTGCGGAAGAGCCTCCAGGAAAAGGAACAGGCCGTGGACACTCTGAAGGAGCAGCTCAGCAAGCTGAACAATCTTGAAACGGAGAACGAGAAACTGTCAAAGGAGAACAAGCGTTTACAGACCCTACGCAAGGCCAACGAGAAGACGGGCGAGGCGGATCTGTCCAAGATCAAGGAGACTCTAACGGTGGCCCAGCGGGAGAGGGATGAGCTGACGGCCAGGGTGAAGCGGATGCAGCTTGAGGCTGATGCCAAGCTACCGGCCCGCACAGCCAAGCGGGTCAACGACCTTACCCCGAAGAGTCACCTTAAAAAGTGGGTGGAAGAGCTGGAGGATGAGATCAGCGAGATGCGGGTGATGCTCAGTTCGAGTGGATCCGATCAGGTCAAGGCCCTGGAATCAGTCAAAGCATCGCTCGAAGAGGAGCTGCAAAAGTGCAAGAAAAAGCTGACCCTGGCCGAGGGCGATGTCCAGCGTCTGAAGCTACTGAATGGCTCAAGCAGTAAGGTCACCGACCTGGAGCAGAAGCTGAAGCGCAGCGATGAGGATGGCAAGAAACTTAGCACCAAGCtcaaggagctggaggagaagcTCAAGAAGCAGGACACTCAGCTGAAGCAGAGCGAGACGAACAAATCCACCCTGGAGACCCAGAGCAAacgagagaaggagaagctgTCCAGCCTGGAGAGGGACCTCGAAAAGCAGGGCAAGGAAAAGGAGAAGCTAGAGTCCAAGATCCTCCAGCTGGATACGGATCTTCTCACAGCCAAAAAGGCCGCGGATAAGACTAAATCCAGTCTGGAGAAGGAGATCAAGGATCTGAAGACCAAGGCCAGTAAATCGGACAGCAAACAGGTGCAAGAACTCAAAAAGCAAGTGGAGGACATCCAAACTTCGCTCAGCGCCGAGCAGAAGCGCAACGAGGACCTCAACACCCATTGGGAGAAGCTCTCCGAAGAGACCATCCTGATGCGGGCACAGCTGACCACCGAGAAGCAGAATCTCCAGGCCGAGCTCAATGCCAGCAAGCAGAAAATGTCCGAAATGGATACCATACGCATCGAGCGCACCGACATGGCCCGCAAGTTGAACGAGGCCCAGAAGAAGATCGCCGAACTGCAGGCTAAGACCCTTAAGACCGGCAACAACGGCGACCACGAGCGTACCATGCTAAAGAACAAGTTGGCCGAAAAGGAGCACGAGTACGAGCGTCTGCGCAGGGAGAATGAGATGAACATCGATCTGGTATTCCAACTCCGCAAGGACAACGAGGATCTCAATGGCAAACTGAGCGACTACAATCGAATCGAGCAGGCCCAGGTCTCGCTCAATGGACACGGTGCCAGAAGAGATGCAGAGATCAGGGAGCTAAAGGAAAA ATTACAGAGCACCGAACTGCAGATGAAATCCGAGGTGGCGACCACTCGTCTTAGATACGAGCAACAAGTGAAGAACCTCAGCGGAGAACTCAATTCGATGCAG CGCCAATGTGAACGCTTCAAGAAGGATCGCGATGCCTTCAAGCAGATGCTAGAGGTTGCACAGAAGAAGATCGGTGATCTAAAGGCCAACAATACGGGTAGACAGAGCCGTGGATCCATGCACAGCAGCGACGATGATGACAAGAGCAAGATTGCTTACCTAGAGCAGCAG ATTGGCCATCTGGAGGATCAGTTGGTGGAGTCCCGCCTGGAGGGTAGCAAGGTCAAGACGGAGCTGGTGTCCGAGCGCAGCGCCAACGAGATCAAGATATCCGAGATGCAGTCGAAGCTGAACGAGTTCGAAGAGGAACGTGTCATTGGCTCTGGGAGCACAAAGCTGCCTGGCATGAAGACCAAGCTGGAGTTGTCATGGCAGAAGGAGCGGGAGGATCAGCAACGTCTGTTGCAAGAGACCTCCACCCTGGCCCGGGATCTGCGACAGACTCTGTTTGAGGTTGAACGCGAGCGGGACAAGGAGCGGCTGGAATCCAAGCGTAAGTTAGATCAGATCAAGCGAGCCACCGAAGAGGAAATGGAGGAGGGACGCAAGAAGATTGCCGAGCTACAGTGCGATCTACTCGAATTACGTGATGTCCATGCCAAGCTGCGCACCTCCAATGAAAAGCTAAGACGAGAA CGCGAACGGTACGAGAAGGAACTGATCAAGCGCCGCATGGAGGCGGATGGTGGTGATCGCAAAGTGGGTGCCCTTTTGCAGACCGTCGACGAGCTGGTGAAGATCGCTCCAGACCTGAAAATGGCACGAGGCAGCTACGACAACACTCTGCGTCCAGAGCAGCCTAATGTGcgccgcagtcgcagtccctcGCCCACACTGAGCAGTACACAGATCAGCACCGTCCTGGCCCGGTTGGCCGAGGCCTCCGAGGAGCTGCGTAAGTTCCAACGCCTGAACGAGGATGAGCAGGAGCGCAGTCGCATACGGCGCGGCAATCTGCGACGTGCTGCCTCGCAAGAAAACGATCAccatggcagcagcagttccgTGGCCAGTGCGGCGGGCTCCCAGCGGGGCGGTGGTCGCTTGTCCCGTAATTCAAGCAATAATGGCAGCCTCATACGCAAAAGCCTGTCGCTGGACCACTCCATACAAAGGGATCAG AACATTTGGCGCCAGGACGATGGCAGTGTGTCCTCGATGCAGTCCATTGACTCTGAGCTGGGCGGTCTGGTGCGTGATTCCAGCCTGGACTCACGCCTCGACTCGCGTCTGTCTGGGGGCTCAACACAAAGTGACATACCACGAGGTCCacgaaaaaagaagaagggaATCATGGGCAAGCTACGCAGCCTGACCAAAAGCAGTCGCAATTCCGAGAGTGAAATATCG ATTCAAGGATCCGACTCTGACATCAGCGTTGCCAGCGACATGAGATCCAGCAAGAAGGACCTGCGCGGCCGTCTCTCTGGAATGTTCAAGCGCTCGGGATCGAACTCCCGCAGCGAGAGCATGGAACGGCCCAGCACCGAGCAGAGGCCTGTGGCCGTCACCGTCGTGGGACATCCGGATGGGCCCCAGCCCCGGGAGCCACCCCCAGCCAATTCCCTTACACCCAGGCCCATACGTTCG ATCCCGAAACCGCCCAGTGGCACCAGTCCAGCCACACCCAGACGACGCGTAGCAAAGTAG
- the LOC4816172 gene encoding myosin-1 isoform X5, giving the protein MHHLYPSLKGDQLCPLGFHPQTRYPTRCKRCFRDYKEHGARRPGEEVAASSPNLSDGQSSRPTSRTWTSTQNLSVNSNNSNDIVVHFNVELKKRPQSWASTPDIDDPAQESARRPSTTVSSLRATDDHNVAVTVKLPVAPRRHTTALDIKEHSLQMEQALTPSSTRVTSSPSKTSSIPDELVILSTDSLAERVRKMNLLKKQRSLNSRENSRERSVPRREEDSDSAAAAAPTVPDRPERSKSGNSLNQNPPQAELKRASLPPKKVAATPTITATNSSSGGVTSTTKATSAVSSEIKASSSSSSTSSSSTRRKEADAVQSSKEIKRQTVPSASTSHSTSSSNSTTTKDSVALQEQMKTLRTELDTMKTRAERAERDKSDILLRRLASMDTSSNRTAASEALNLQQKLNDMKEQLDRVTEDKRKLNLRMKELENRGSESELKRKLQAAEQICEELMEENQTAKKEILNLQAEMDEVQDTFRDDEVKAKTNLQKELEKATKNCRILSFKLKKSDRKIETLEQERQSSFNAELSTKVKKLEEELRFSNELTRKLQTEAEELRNPGKKKAPMLGVLGKSTSADAKITRESLTRGGSQEDPQHLQRELQDSIERETDLKDQLKFAEEEAEHLRKKVTRFEDENESLMMQLKKMATRSRTRKLSPTPHPHRLAPEVHADRDEGISDEDDPAELRILLELNEQEASILRLKVEDLEKENAESKKYVRELQAKLRPEAASSNGSKSALLSFGTSSSSAAEKKLKTLNEELTQLRKSLQEKEQAVDTLKEQLSKLNNLETENEKLSKENKRLQTLRKANEKTGEADLSKIKETLTVAQRERDELTARVKRMQLEADAKLPARTAKRVNDLTPKSHLKKWVEELEDEISEMRVMLSSSGSDQVKALESVKASLEEELQKCKKKLTLAEGDVQRLKLLNGSSSKVTDLEQKLKRSDEDGKKLSTKLKELEEKLKKQDTQLKQSETNKSTLETQSKREKEKLSSLERDLEKQGKEKEKLESKILQLDTDLLTAKKAADKTKSSLEKEIKDLKTKASKSDSKQVQELKKQVEDIQTSLSAEQKRNEDLNTHWEKLSEETILMRAQLTTEKQNLQAELNASKQKMSEMDTIRIERTDMARKLNEAQKKIAELQAKTLKTGNNGDHERTMLKNKLAEKEHEYERLRRENEMNIDLVFQLRKDNEDLNGKLSDYNRIEQAQVSLNGHGARRDAEIRELKEKLQSTELQMKSEVATTRLRYEQQVKNLSGELNSMQRQCERFKKDRDAFKQMLEVAQKKIGDLKANNTGRQSRGSMHSSDDDDKSKIAYLEQQIGHLEDQLVESRLEGSKVKTELVSERSANEIKISEMQSKLNEFEEERVIGSGSTKLPGMKTKLELSWQKEREDQQRLLQETSTLARDLRQTLFEVERERDKERLESKRKLDQIKRATEEEMEEGRKKIAELQCDLLELRDVHAKLRTSNEKLRRERERYEKELIKRRMEADGGDRKVGALLQTVDELVKIAPDLKMARGSYDNTLRPEQPNVRRSRSPSPTLSSTQISTVLARLAEASEELRKFQRLNEDEQERSRIRRGNLRRAASQENDHHGSSSSVASAAGSQRGGGRLSRNSSNNGSLIRKSLSLDHSIQRDQNIWRQDDGSVSSMQSIDSELGGLVRDSSLDSRLDSRLSGGSTQSDIPRGPRKKKKGIMGKLRSLTKSSRNSESEISIQGSDSDISVASDMRSSKKDLRGRLSGMFKRSGSNSRSESMERPSTEQRPVAVTVVGHPDGPQPREPPPANSLTPRPIRSIPKPPSGTSPATPRRRVAK; this is encoded by the exons ATGCATCATCTGTATCCATCGCTGAAAGGCGATCAGCTATGCCCACTCGGCTTCCATCCCCAGACTCGTTATCCCACACGATGTAAGCGTTGCTTTCGGGATTACAAGGAGCATGGAGCCCGTAGACCCGGCGAAGAAGTGGCCGCTTCATCGCCAAATCTCTCCGATGGCCAGAGTTCGCG GCCTACTTCCCGAACATGGACTTCGACGCAGAATCTGAGCGTCAATTCAAACAATAGCAATGATATAG TTGTTCACTTCAATGTAGAGTTAAAGAAGCGTCCACAGTCCTGGGCTTCCACGCCGGACATTGATGATCCGGCGCAGGAGTCCGCTCGCCGACCATCGACAACGGTGAGCAGCCTTCGAGCAACCGATGATCATAATGTGGCTGTCACGGTCAAGCTGCCGGTGGCGCCGCGACGTCACACAACCGCCTTGGACATCAAGGAG CATTCTTTACAGATGGAACAAGCGCTCACACCATCATCAACCCGTGTAACATCCTCACCCAGTAAAACTTCAAGTATTCCAGATGAGTTAGTCATCCTATCGACAGACAGTCTAGCCGAGCGTGTCCGCAAAATGAATCTTCTCAAGAAGCAGCGCAGCCTGAACTCGCGGGAAAACAGTCGCGAACGATCCGTACCCAGGAGAGAAGA GGACAGTGAttcagcggcggcagcagctccgACAGTTCCGGATCGACCAGAGCGTAGCAAGTCCGGAAATTCCTTGAACCAGAATCCCCCCCAGGCGGAACTGAAACGCGCCTCGCTTCCGCCCAAAAAAGTGGCGGCCACACCAACAATCACAGCCACAAATAGCAGCAGTGGTGGTGTTACAAGCACCACAAAAGCCACATCTGCAGTCTCCAGCGAGATTAAGGCCTCTTCTTCCAGCTCCTCGACGAGCTCCAGTTCTACTCGTCGCAAGGAGGCGGATGCAGTGCAGAGCAgcaaagaaatcaaaagacAAACCGTACCCAGTGCATCCACATCTCACTCCACgagcagcagtaacagcacTACCACTAAGGATTCGGTGGCACTGCAGGAGCAAATGAAAACACTCCGAACCGAGCTGGATACCATGAAGACCCGCGCCGAACGAGCAGAAAGGGATAAGAGCGACATTCTACTGAGACGTCTTGCCTCCATGGATACGTCATCGAACCGAACTGCAGCCTCGGAAGCCCTCAATCTCCAGCAGAAGTTGAATGACATGAAGGAGCAGCTGGACCGTGTCACCGAGGACAAGCGAAAGCTGAATCTTCGCATGAAGGAGCTGGAGAACCGCGGAAGCGAGTCGGAGCTGAAACGGAAGCTGCAGGCGGCCGAGCAAATCTGCGAGGAGTTGATGGAGGAAAACCAGACGGCTAAAAAAGAGATTCTCAATCTCCAGGCAGAGATGGACGAGGTGCAGGACACGTTTCGTGATGATGAGGTCAAGGCCAAGACAAACTTGCAAAAGGAGCTCGAAAAGGCCACCAAGAACTGTCGCATTCTAAGCTTCAAGTTGAAAAAGAGCGATCGAAagatcgaaaccctggaacaggAGCGTCAAAGCTCCTTCAACGCCGAGCTATCCACCAAGGTGAAGAAGCTGGAAGAGGAGCTGCGATTCTCAAACGAACTTACAAGAAAGTTGCAG ACGGAAGCCGAGGAGCTGCGCAATCCGGGCAAGAAGAAGGCGCCCATGCTAGGAGTGCTAGGCAAATCCACATCGGCGGATGCCAAGATCACTCGTGAGTCGCTTACACGCGGCGGTTCTCAAGAGGATCCGCAGCATCTGCAGCGGGAACTGCAGGACTCCATTGAGCGGGAGACCGATCTGAAGGACCAGCTAAAGTTCGCTGAAGAAGAG GCTGAACATCTGAGGAAAAAGGTGACTCGTTTCGAGGATGAAAATGAGTCGTTGATGATGCAGTTGAAAAAAATGGCAACGCGCTCAAGAA CTCGCAAGCTGAGTCCCACACCACATCCCCATCGACTGGCGCCCGAAGTGCATGCGGATCGGGATGAAGGCATCTCAGACGAGGATGATCCAGCCGAACTGCGTATCCTGCTGGAGCTCAACGAGCAGGAGGCCTCAATACTGCGTCTCAAAGTGGAGGATCTGGAGAAGGAGAATGCGGAGTCAAAGAAGTATGTGCGCGAACTTCAGGCCAAACTGCGGCCGGAGGCTGCTTCTTCCAATGGCAGCAAATCCGCGCTTCTCAGTTTTggcacctcctcctccagtgCGGCCGAAAAGAAACTGAAAACCCTGAACGAAGAGTTGACGCAGCTGCGGAAGAGCCTCCAGGAAAAGGAACAGGCCGTGGACACTCTGAAGGAGCAGCTCAGCAAGCTGAACAATCTTGAAACGGAGAACGAGAAACTGTCAAAGGAGAACAAGCGTTTACAGACCCTACGCAAGGCCAACGAGAAGACGGGCGAGGCGGATCTGTCCAAGATCAAGGAGACTCTAACGGTGGCCCAGCGGGAGAGGGATGAGCTGACGGCCAGGGTGAAGCGGATGCAGCTTGAGGCTGATGCCAAGCTACCGGCCCGCACAGCCAAGCGGGTCAACGACCTTACCCCGAAGAGTCACCTTAAAAAGTGGGTGGAAGAGCTGGAGGATGAGATCAGCGAGATGCGGGTGATGCTCAGTTCGAGTGGATCCGATCAGGTCAAGGCCCTGGAATCAGTCAAAGCATCGCTCGAAGAGGAGCTGCAAAAGTGCAAGAAAAAGCTGACCCTGGCCGAGGGCGATGTCCAGCGTCTGAAGCTACTGAATGGCTCAAGCAGTAAGGTCACCGACCTGGAGCAGAAGCTGAAGCGCAGCGATGAGGATGGCAAGAAACTTAGCACCAAGCtcaaggagctggaggagaagcTCAAGAAGCAGGACACTCAGCTGAAGCAGAGCGAGACGAACAAATCCACCCTGGAGACCCAGAGCAAacgagagaaggagaagctgTCCAGCCTGGAGAGGGACCTCGAAAAGCAGGGCAAGGAAAAGGAGAAGCTAGAGTCCAAGATCCTCCAGCTGGATACGGATCTTCTCACAGCCAAAAAGGCCGCGGATAAGACTAAATCCAGTCTGGAGAAGGAGATCAAGGATCTGAAGACCAAGGCCAGTAAATCGGACAGCAAACAGGTGCAAGAACTCAAAAAGCAAGTGGAGGACATCCAAACTTCGCTCAGCGCCGAGCAGAAGCGCAACGAGGACCTCAACACCCATTGGGAGAAGCTCTCCGAAGAGACCATCCTGATGCGGGCACAGCTGACCACCGAGAAGCAGAATCTCCAGGCCGAGCTCAATGCCAGCAAGCAGAAAATGTCCGAAATGGATACCATACGCATCGAGCGCACCGACATGGCCCGCAAGTTGAACGAGGCCCAGAAGAAGATCGCCGAACTGCAGGCTAAGACCCTTAAGACCGGCAACAACGGCGACCACGAGCGTACCATGCTAAAGAACAAGTTGGCCGAAAAGGAGCACGAGTACGAGCGTCTGCGCAGGGAGAATGAGATGAACATCGATCTGGTATTCCAACTCCGCAAGGACAACGAGGATCTCAATGGCAAACTGAGCGACTACAATCGAATCGAGCAGGCCCAGGTCTCGCTCAATGGACACGGTGCCAGAAGAGATGCAGAGATCAGGGAGCTAAAGGAAAA ATTACAGAGCACCGAACTGCAGATGAAATCCGAGGTGGCGACCACTCGTCTTAGATACGAGCAACAAGTGAAGAACCTCAGCGGAGAACTCAATTCGATGCAG CGCCAATGTGAACGCTTCAAGAAGGATCGCGATGCCTTCAAGCAGATGCTAGAGGTTGCACAGAAGAAGATCGGTGATCTAAAGGCCAACAATACGGGTAGACAGAGCCGTGGATCCATGCACAGCAGCGACGATGATGACAAGAGCAAGATTGCTTACCTAGAGCAGCAG ATTGGCCATCTGGAGGATCAGTTGGTGGAGTCCCGCCTGGAGGGTAGCAAGGTCAAGACGGAGCTGGTGTCCGAGCGCAGCGCCAACGAGATCAAGATATCCGAGATGCAGTCGAAGCTGAACGAGTTCGAAGAGGAACGTGTCATTGGCTCTGGGAGCACAAAGCTGCCTGGCATGAAGACCAAGCTGGAGTTGTCATGGCAGAAGGAGCGGGAGGATCAGCAACGTCTGTTGCAAGAGACCTCCACCCTGGCCCGGGATCTGCGACAGACTCTGTTTGAGGTTGAACGCGAGCGGGACAAGGAGCGGCTGGAATCCAAGCGTAAGTTAGATCAGATCAAGCGAGCCACCGAAGAGGAAATGGAGGAGGGACGCAAGAAGATTGCCGAGCTACAGTGCGATCTACTCGAATTACGTGATGTCCATGCCAAGCTGCGCACCTCCAATGAAAAGCTAAGACGAGAA CGCGAACGGTACGAGAAGGAACTGATCAAGCGCCGCATGGAGGCGGATGGTGGTGATCGCAAAGTGGGTGCCCTTTTGCAGACCGTCGACGAGCTGGTGAAGATCGCTCCAGACCTGAAAATGGCACGAGGCAGCTACGACAACACTCTGCGTCCAGAGCAGCCTAATGTGcgccgcagtcgcagtccctcGCCCACACTGAGCAGTACACAGATCAGCACCGTCCTGGCCCGGTTGGCCGAGGCCTCCGAGGAGCTGCGTAAGTTCCAACGCCTGAACGAGGATGAGCAGGAGCGCAGTCGCATACGGCGCGGCAATCTGCGACGTGCTGCCTCGCAAGAAAACGATCAccatggcagcagcagttccgTGGCCAGTGCGGCGGGCTCCCAGCGGGGCGGTGGTCGCTTGTCCCGTAATTCAAGCAATAATGGCAGCCTCATACGCAAAAGCCTGTCGCTGGACCACTCCATACAAAGGGATCAG AACATTTGGCGCCAGGACGATGGCAGTGTGTCCTCGATGCAGTCCATTGACTCTGAGCTGGGCGGTCTGGTGCGTGATTCCAGCCTGGACTCACGCCTCGACTCGCGTCTGTCTGGGGGCTCAACACAAAGTGACATACCACGAGGTCCacgaaaaaagaagaagggaATCATGGGCAAGCTACGCAGCCTGACCAAAAGCAGTCGCAATTCCGAGAGTGAAATATCG ATTCAAGGATCCGACTCTGACATCAGCGTTGCCAGCGACATGAGATCCAGCAAGAAGGACCTGCGCGGCCGTCTCTCTGGAATGTTCAAGCGCTCGGGATCGAACTCCCGCAGCGAGAGCATGGAACGGCCCAGCACCGAGCAGAGGCCTGTGGCCGTCACCGTCGTGGGACATCCGGATGGGCCCCAGCCCCGGGAGCCACCCCCAGCCAATTCCCTTACACCCAGGCCCATACGTTCG ATCCCGAAACCGCCCAGTGGCACCAGTCCAGCCACACCCAGACGACGCGTAGCAAAGTAG